One window of the Cotesia glomerata isolate CgM1 linkage group LG10, MPM_Cglom_v2.3, whole genome shotgun sequence genome contains the following:
- the LOC123273264 gene encoding uncharacterized protein LOC123273264, producing the protein MRLLMLIPCLIVAVNCHPLAQDEYNSQASGLALIEENNDAALRSKRTVGVLRQFFPEITENRRVLHQDMDIAESENKEVRVAFDDSDLATNEAGADLTSLDDIEIGDDENRNKRFSGGNGESGGSSGGSGNFIFDIIRLIAGSGSSSPPSEDHTHGKHEPDEAVPGPATRFLVIANRGIANLIQDLILRIAATSERFVNFKARLITSII; encoded by the exons ATGAGGCTGTTAATGCTAATTCCGTGTCTAATTGTTGCGGTTAATTGCCACCCTTTGGCGCAGGATGAGTACAACTCCCAG GCATCTGGTTTGGCGCTGATCGAGGAGAACAATGATGCTGCGTTGAGGAGTAAGAGAACTGTTGGTGTTCTGAGACAGTTTTTCCCCGAAATTACTGAG AACCGACGGGTACTCCATCAGGATATGGATATAGCCGAGTCAGAGAACAAGGAAGTAAGAGTAGCGTTCGACGATTCAGATCTCGCGACAAACGAAGCTGGAGCGGATCTCACCTCTCTGGACGATATCGAAATCGGAGACGACGAGAATCGAAACAAAAGATTTAGTGGCGGAAATGGAGAGTCTGGAGGCAGTAGCGGGGGatctggaaattttatttttgatattattaga ttgatCGCAGGCAGTGGGTCATCATCACCACCAAGTGAAGATCATACCCATGGAAAACACGAACCCGATGAAGCAGTTCCCGGACCAGCGACACGATTTTTAGTGATCGCAAACCGAGGGATTGCAAATCTGATCCAAGATCTTATTCTT cgCATTGCGGCTACGAGCGAGCGATTCGTCAACTTCAAAGCGCGACTGATTACTTCGATTATCTGA